TAGGTTCCGATGAGATTGAGACGGCCTTGTGATCCCCATCGGGTCGGGATTCGAAACTGCTGACCGGAACCCCGTTTAAACCACGTCGAGGCAACCGACAACATCAGTGAGAACCCTGACTGATCCAGATATTTCAAGCTTAATTTGCCGTCCAGTGCCCTCTTTTTAAGGTGTCCAGAGACGCCCGATGCTGTTGTTCCACTTGAGGGTCAAGCGGCTTACCCGGCGCATACCGTGCCCGTCTCCAGCTGTAACCCAGTGCGGACAGGTGCTGACGAACCGTCTGCGGGGTGATCTGGAGCTTGAACGCCTCCCCCAGCACCTCAATCCATTGAGCAGCAGTCCAGAGACGGTCTTCATCGAGTTTGCCCATCAACACCGCTTCGTGGACAGGAAGGACCTTGACTGGCCGACCTGACCGCAGGGCATCGGCGATGCCCTGCACACCGTGCTGTTCAAAGCGAGTCAGGGCGTTGTGGATGCTCTGCTCAGTCCGGGCGAAATGGATGGCGAGCCGAGAGGCAGTCCAACCCTCTCGGTGGAGGCGCAGCAGACTCGCCCGCAGGCGTACTTTTGGATGAACCCCGGCTCCAAGTTCCAGCGCTTGGAGTTGGGCTGCGTCTTCGGCACTGATCATAATCTGGCGGCTTGGTCTTCCCATTTCTCAAAAATATAATCTTGTTGTACTTGGCAACGAGCTTGCGGGCGGCAAAGTTCAGCACGCTGACGCTGCCTTCATCGCGGTTAGAAATAAACAGGCGGGTGGCGTCGCGGCTGGGATACAAGCCGTGTGCGCCTTTGCCCGTGGCAATGAAGCCCATTTTCCTGGGAACAGGGCCAGAACCGTCAATAACGTGCAAACCATTTGCCATCATGTCGGCCACGTAATACACCTTGCCGTCCGGCGCGATTCGCACGTCCTGCGGCATTCCGCCGACGTTCAGCTTACCCGTGACTGTTCGGGAAGGCAGATCAATTTTG
The sequence above is a segment of the Deinococcus detaillensis genome. Coding sequences within it:
- a CDS encoding winged helix-turn-helix domain-containing protein — protein: MELGAGVHPKVRLRASLLRLHREGWTASRLAIHFARTEQSIHNALTRFEQHGVQGIADALRSGRPVKVLPVHEAVLMGKLDEDRLWTAAQWIEVLGEAFKLQITPQTVRQHLSALGYSWRRARYAPGKPLDPQVEQQHRASLDTLKRGHWTAN
- a CDS encoding YncE family protein; the encoded protein is MLSPAVKGIPGIPARVYVPNGLDSSVSVIDPKTFKVLSTFRVDPEPQHVVASHDLKTLYVASDKGRQSLTPIDPRTGKPSQPIPTPDPYNLYFTPDGKYAMVVAENQARLNFLAVKTMTTAFSIAVPCRGLNHMDFSPDRKQVLAACEFSGDLLKIDLPSRTVTGKLNVGGMPQDVRIAPDGKVYYVADMMANGLHVIDGSGPVPRKMGFIATGKGAHGLYPSRDATRLFISNRDEGSVSVLNFAARKLVAKYNKIIFLRNGKTKPPDYDQCRRRSPTPSAGTWSRGSSKSTPAGESAAPPPRGLDCLSARHPFRPD